The following proteins are encoded in a genomic region of Methylobacterium tardum:
- the ggt gene encoding gamma-glutamyltransferase yields MRDFSAPGRSPVYAANAAVATSHPLSTLAAIEVLRAGGNAVDAGVAAVAVQCVVDPLMTGIGGDCFALYAPAGATKPIALDGSGRAPAAATPDWYAEHGVAITPTSPHAVTVPGAVAAWELLVREHGTRSLGELLQPAIRYAEDGFVVQQRVGWDWLRGAERVAADPHAAETYLPGGKPPVIGSVVRLPKLAATLRKIAEAGARAFYTGPVAKDMVSRLNALGGLHTLDDFAAARPDIVTPVSTRYRGYDVYECPPAGQGLAALMMLNVLSHYDVGALSELDRLHLFAEVCKQGYHHRDVLFGDAALANVPVEHLLSDAWKAAAHGAIDMGRAREPEIYPEIAREVAEGRAHKDTVYLCVVDRDGNALSLINSIFQGFGSGILAPESGVLLHNRGLSFRTEGGHPNSVGPGKRPMHTIIPGMLMKDGQAVAPFGVMGGHYQAMGHVELLSGLLDRGFDVQEALDAPRSFAYGGTLEVEGGIPDAVMAGLIERGHPAIRAPLPLGGGQVIWIDRKAGTLAAGSDPRKDGAALGY; encoded by the coding sequence GTGAGAGACTTCTCCGCCCCCGGCCGCTCCCCGGTCTACGCCGCCAACGCCGCCGTCGCGACCTCGCACCCGCTCTCGACGCTGGCCGCCATCGAGGTGCTGCGCGCAGGCGGCAACGCCGTCGATGCCGGCGTCGCGGCGGTCGCCGTCCAATGCGTGGTCGATCCGCTGATGACCGGGATCGGCGGCGACTGCTTCGCCCTCTACGCTCCCGCTGGCGCCACCAAGCCGATCGCCCTCGACGGCTCGGGCCGGGCGCCGGCCGCCGCCACGCCCGACTGGTACGCCGAGCACGGCGTCGCGATCACGCCGACCTCCCCGCACGCCGTCACGGTGCCGGGCGCGGTCGCGGCCTGGGAGCTACTGGTGCGCGAGCACGGCACCCGCTCCCTCGGCGAGCTGCTCCAGCCGGCGATCCGCTACGCGGAGGACGGGTTCGTCGTCCAGCAGCGCGTGGGCTGGGACTGGCTGCGCGGCGCCGAGCGCGTCGCCGCGGACCCACATGCCGCCGAGACCTACCTGCCCGGCGGGAAACCGCCGGTGATCGGCAGCGTCGTCCGCCTGCCGAAACTCGCGGCGACGCTCCGAAAGATCGCGGAGGCGGGTGCGCGTGCCTTCTACACGGGACCGGTCGCCAAAGACATGGTCAGCCGGCTGAATGCCCTCGGCGGCCTGCACACCCTGGACGACTTCGCCGCCGCCCGGCCCGACATCGTCACGCCGGTCTCGACCCGCTACCGCGGCTACGATGTGTACGAGTGCCCGCCCGCCGGCCAGGGTCTGGCGGCGCTGATGATGCTGAACGTGCTCTCGCATTACGATGTCGGAGCTCTCTCGGAGCTCGACCGGCTCCATCTCTTCGCCGAGGTGTGCAAGCAGGGCTACCACCACCGCGACGTCCTGTTCGGGGACGCCGCCCTCGCCAATGTGCCGGTGGAACACCTGCTCTCCGACGCCTGGAAAGCCGCCGCCCACGGGGCGATCGACATGGGCCGCGCCCGCGAGCCTGAGATCTATCCCGAGATCGCCCGGGAAGTCGCCGAGGGCCGCGCCCACAAGGACACGGTCTATCTCTGCGTGGTCGACCGCGACGGCAACGCGCTATCGCTGATCAACTCGATCTTTCAGGGCTTCGGCTCCGGCATCCTGGCGCCCGAGAGCGGCGTGCTGCTGCACAACCGCGGTCTGTCGTTCCGCACGGAGGGCGGCCATCCGAACAGCGTCGGCCCGGGCAAGCGGCCGATGCACACGATCATCCCCGGCATGCTGATGAAGGACGGGCAGGCGGTCGCGCCGTTCGGCGTGATGGGCGGGCATTACCAGGCCATGGGCCATGTCGAGCTGCTCTCCGGCCTCCTCGACCGGGGGTTCGACGTGCAGGAGGCCCTCGATGCCCCACGCAGCTTCGCCTATGGCGGGACCCTGGAGGTCGAGGGCGGTATCCCCGACGCCGTGATGGCGGGGCTGATCGAGCGCGGCCACCCGGCGATCCGGGCGCCCCTGCCGCTCGGCGGCGGGCAGGTCATCTGGATCGACCGCAAGGCCGGCACGCTGGCGGCCGGCTCGGACCCGCGCAAGGATGGTGCGGCGCTGGGGTATTGA
- a CDS encoding ABC transporter substrate-binding protein, giving the protein MLRLAACLLAGTLVAGPAAAQTLRYGMMEDPDALDPTLARTFASRMVFAALCDKLVDIGPDLKPVPQLATSWELSPDEKALTMHLRPGVLFQDGEKLDAAAAKFSIERHMKMPGSQRRSEIAPIDSVDVVDDLTFRINLKQPFAPLLAQFTDRAGMMVSPKAAERLGDKFASAPVCAGPYKFAERVPQDRIVVERFADYWNKDAISIQRIEFRPIPDATVRLTNLRAGQLDLLERLAPTDVAQVKRDAKLKLDSTTELGFQEILFNPHKAGSPVSDPKVRAAFEAAIDRNAINQVVYNGEFLAGNQWVNPKNPDYVSEYPIPKRDVAKAKALLAEAGKPNPQITLTVYANSESPQVGQVIQAMTKEAGFDVKIQAVDFTTALDAADKGNYEAQLYSWSGRSDPDGNTFSFLFCKAALNYPKYCSPEADAALQAERGTVDPAKRKAAWKALADHVLTDRPGIYILHRKLLWAYSQKLTGFVPYPDGLVRFTGLKLN; this is encoded by the coding sequence ATGTTGCGTCTCGCCGCCTGCCTCCTCGCCGGAACCCTCGTCGCCGGGCCCGCCGCGGCGCAGACCCTCCGATACGGCATGATGGAGGATCCGGACGCCCTCGACCCGACGCTCGCCCGCACCTTCGCGAGCCGGATGGTGTTCGCCGCCCTCTGCGACAAGCTCGTGGATATCGGGCCCGACCTGAAGCCGGTGCCGCAGCTCGCGACCTCCTGGGAGCTGTCGCCCGACGAGAAGGCGCTGACCATGCACCTGCGCCCGGGCGTGCTGTTCCAGGACGGCGAGAAGCTCGATGCCGCCGCGGCCAAGTTCTCGATCGAGCGCCACATGAAGATGCCCGGCTCGCAGCGCCGCTCGGAAATCGCGCCGATCGACTCGGTGGATGTCGTCGACGACCTGACTTTCCGCATCAACCTGAAGCAGCCGTTCGCCCCGCTGCTCGCGCAGTTCACCGACCGGGCCGGCATGATGGTCTCGCCCAAGGCCGCCGAACGGCTCGGCGACAAGTTCGCCTCCGCGCCGGTCTGCGCCGGTCCGTACAAGTTCGCCGAGCGGGTGCCTCAGGACCGGATCGTAGTTGAGCGTTTCGCCGACTACTGGAACAAGGACGCGATCAGCATCCAGCGGATTGAGTTCCGGCCGATCCCCGATGCAACGGTGCGGCTCACCAACCTGCGGGCGGGGCAGCTCGACCTGCTGGAGCGGCTCGCCCCCACCGACGTGGCGCAGGTGAAGCGCGACGCCAAGCTGAAGCTCGACTCGACCACCGAGCTCGGCTTCCAGGAGATCCTGTTCAACCCCCACAAGGCCGGCTCGCCGGTCTCGGACCCGAAGGTGCGCGCCGCCTTCGAGGCGGCCATCGACCGCAACGCCATCAATCAGGTGGTCTACAACGGCGAGTTCCTGGCCGGGAATCAGTGGGTCAACCCGAAGAACCCGGACTACGTCAGCGAGTACCCGATCCCCAAGCGGGACGTCGCCAAGGCCAAGGCCCTGCTGGCCGAGGCCGGGAAGCCGAACCCGCAGATCACGCTGACCGTCTACGCCAACAGCGAGTCGCCGCAGGTCGGCCAAGTGATCCAGGCGATGACCAAGGAGGCCGGCTTCGACGTGAAGATCCAGGCGGTGGACTTCACCACCGCGCTCGATGCCGCCGACAAGGGCAATTACGAGGCGCAGCTCTATTCCTGGAGCGGCCGCTCGGATCCGGACGGCAACACGTTCAGCTTCCTGTTTTGCAAGGCGGCGCTGAACTACCCGAAATACTGCAGCCCGGAGGCCGACGCGGCGCTCCAGGCCGAGCGCGGCACCGTCGACCCGGCCAAGCGCAAGGCCGCCTGGAAGGCTCTGGCCGATCACGTGCTGACGGACCGGCCCGGGATCTACATCCTGCACCGCAAGCTGCTCTGGGCCTACAGCCAGAAGCTCACGGGTTTCGTGCCCTATCCGGACGGGCTCGTGCGCTTCACCGGCCTGAAGCTCAACTGA
- a CDS encoding ABC transporter permease, with the protein MSTGSEIARAEAVGLETAPSGTPTNGLIQEPGTLAAFWRRLRARRSAVAGLVIVGLLVLMAAFAPWIAPYDPTATDWANVRGAPSLAHPFGGDEVGRDVLARIIFGARASLGAGLVSVALAVSLGLPLGLLAGYAGGWIDGAISRLTDALLAIPFLILAIALAAFLGPSLVNAMIAIGLSATSTFIRLTRAQVRAVAAEEFVEAARAMGNPPWRIARVHILPNIVPAILVQATLTIAAAIIAEASLSFLGLGQQPPEPSWGAMLNTAKNFMDQAPWMAIWPGLSIFLAVLAFNLFGDGLRDALDPRQRT; encoded by the coding sequence ATGAGCACCGGCAGCGAGATCGCCCGCGCCGAGGCCGTCGGCCTGGAGACCGCCCCGTCCGGCACACCCACCAACGGGCTCATCCAGGAACCCGGCACCCTCGCGGCCTTCTGGCGGCGCCTGCGCGCGCGCCGGAGCGCGGTCGCGGGCCTCGTCATCGTCGGCCTGCTGGTGCTGATGGCAGCGTTCGCACCCTGGATCGCCCCCTACGACCCCACCGCCACCGACTGGGCCAACGTCCGCGGCGCGCCGAGCCTCGCCCACCCGTTCGGCGGCGACGAGGTCGGGCGCGACGTGCTCGCGCGGATCATCTTCGGCGCCCGCGCCTCGCTCGGCGCCGGCCTCGTCTCGGTGGCGCTGGCCGTCTCCCTCGGCCTGCCGCTGGGGCTGCTCGCCGGCTACGCGGGCGGCTGGATCGACGGCGCGATCTCCCGTCTCACCGACGCGCTGCTCGCGATCCCGTTCCTGATCCTGGCGATCGCGCTCGCCGCCTTCCTCGGCCCGAGCCTCGTCAACGCGATGATCGCCATCGGCCTCTCGGCGACCTCGACCTTCATCCGGCTGACCCGGGCGCAGGTGCGCGCCGTGGCGGCGGAGGAGTTCGTGGAGGCGGCCCGCGCCATGGGCAACCCGCCCTGGCGGATCGCCCGCGTCCACATCCTGCCCAACATCGTGCCGGCGATCCTCGTCCAGGCGACGCTGACCATCGCGGCCGCCATCATCGCGGAGGCGAGCCTGTCGTTCCTCGGCCTCGGCCAGCAGCCGCCCGAGCCCTCCTGGGGGGCGATGCTCAACACCGCCAAGAACTTCATGGACCAAGCCCCCTGGATGGCGATCTGGCCCGGCCTGTCGATCTTCCTGGCGGTGCTCGCCTTCAACCTGTTCGGCGACGGCCTGCGGGACGCCCTCGATCCGAGGCAGCGCACATGA
- a CDS encoding HupE/UreJ family protein: MKRLLKARLAVPLATLPTALALLPQAALAHPGHGVATGAEAGFLHPLMGADHILAMVAVGLLAALRGGRALWALPLAFLALMSAGAGLGMAGIALPYAETGIALSIVVFGLAAIVGLRAPVALLAALVGVFAVFHGYAHGAETPETASGLSFGLGFLAATALLHAAGIGLGIGAARLGAGRTAPVLGAGVAAFGLAMLALPA; this comes from the coding sequence ATGAAGCGCCTGCTCAAAGCTCGACTCGCCGTTCCTCTGGCTACGCTCCCGACCGCGCTCGCGCTGCTGCCGCAGGCGGCGCTCGCGCATCCGGGCCACGGCGTCGCCACCGGTGCGGAAGCCGGGTTCCTGCACCCGCTGATGGGCGCCGACCACATCCTGGCGATGGTCGCGGTCGGATTGCTGGCGGCGCTGCGGGGCGGGCGGGCGCTCTGGGCCCTGCCGCTGGCGTTCCTGGCGCTGATGAGCGCGGGGGCCGGGCTCGGCATGGCCGGGATCGCGCTGCCCTATGCCGAGACCGGGATCGCGCTCTCGATCGTCGTCTTCGGCCTTGCGGCCATCGTCGGCCTGCGGGCGCCGGTTGCCCTGCTCGCCGCCCTGGTCGGGGTGTTCGCGGTGTTCCACGGCTACGCCCACGGTGCCGAGACGCCGGAGACCGCCTCCGGCCTGTCCTTCGGGCTGGGCTTCCTGGCGGCCACGGCCCTTCTCCACGCGGCCGGCATCGGCCTTGGGATCGGCGCGGCACGCCTCGGCGCCGGCCGCACCGCGCCGGTCCTCGGCGCCGGCGTCGCCGCTTTCGGGCTCGCCATGCTGGCGCTTCCCGCCTGA
- a CDS encoding metal ABC transporter permease, which translates to MSKLFMLALAGLLTAATGAQAAAKVERLRGTIEAADGNGFTLNTADGKSERIALASDAKFSWVVPAQLDQIKDGVFIGTATKGEPPVALEVVLFPEAMRGTGEGHYDWDMIPDRTAGGSQVKSAMTNGTVTAASASTAPDAPRVKSSMTNGTVKASGGGAERTLTVDYGQGQSIQILVPPQAPVVTFEPADKAALTAGAKAFVVVGRDTDGTITARRVAVGKDGLTPPM; encoded by the coding sequence ATGTCGAAACTCTTTATGCTCGCCCTGGCGGGCCTGCTGACCGCCGCGACCGGAGCGCAGGCCGCCGCGAAGGTCGAGCGCCTGCGCGGAACGATCGAGGCGGCTGACGGCAACGGATTCACGCTGAACACGGCCGACGGCAAGTCCGAGCGGATCGCGCTTGCCTCGGACGCCAAATTCTCGTGGGTCGTGCCGGCCCAACTCGATCAGATCAAGGACGGCGTGTTCATCGGCACCGCCACGAAGGGCGAGCCTCCGGTGGCGCTGGAGGTCGTTCTCTTTCCCGAGGCGATGCGCGGTACCGGGGAGGGGCACTACGATTGGGACATGATCCCCGACCGGACCGCCGGTGGCTCCCAGGTCAAGAGCGCCATGACCAACGGCACCGTGACGGCTGCGTCGGCCTCCACCGCACCGGACGCCCCTCGTGTGAAGAGCAGCATGACAAACGGCACCGTCAAGGCCAGCGGCGGCGGCGCGGAGCGGACCCTCACGGTGGATTACGGGCAGGGCCAGTCCATCCAGATCCTGGTTCCGCCCCAGGCGCCGGTGGTGACCTTCGAGCCGGCCGACAAGGCCGCCCTGACTGCCGGCGCCAAAGCCTTCGTTGTGGTGGGGCGCGACACTGACGGCACGATCACGGCCCGCCGCGTGGCCGTCGGCAAGGACGGCCTGACGCCGCCGATGTGA
- a CDS encoding PilZ domain-containing protein: MNGQRHHVILPALCWNQRRRDFYAITTDVSTEGIRFRSSSRLSPGEDLTCSIRHIGLLEARIDRAVGEEFTVSVRGGRSALTDLARQFVALSRAQDLRPEVVRVHHRIVPKQKIVQVTLDGGLGVSGHVLNISASGVALLVEQSLEIGATIQVGRKLARVMRHFTHGVGAAFLEPFEPSAVHEAMTL, from the coding sequence ATGAATGGCCAACGACACCACGTCATCTTGCCTGCCCTGTGCTGGAATCAGCGCCGCCGGGATTTCTACGCCATCACAACGGACGTCTCGACCGAGGGCATCCGCTTCCGGTCCTCATCCCGGCTGAGCCCCGGCGAGGATCTCACCTGCAGCATTCGTCACATCGGCCTTCTCGAGGCGCGGATCGACCGGGCGGTCGGTGAGGAATTCACCGTCTCGGTCCGGGGCGGCCGCTCGGCGTTGACGGATCTGGCCCGCCAGTTCGTCGCGCTGTCGCGGGCTCAGGATCTGCGGCCCGAGGTGGTGCGCGTCCATCACCGCATCGTGCCGAAGCAGAAGATCGTCCAAGTCACACTGGATGGCGGCCTTGGCGTCTCGGGTCACGTGCTCAACATCTCGGCCTCCGGCGTCGCGCTGCTGGTCGAGCAATCGCTCGAGATCGGCGCAACAATCCAGGTCGGGCGGAAGCTTGCCCGGGTGATGCGTCACTTCACGCATGGAGTCGGCGCCGCCTTTCTGGAGCCGTTCGAGCCGAGCGCGGTCCACGAGGCGATGACTCTGTAG
- the prfB gene encoding peptide chain release factor 2 (programmed frameshift), whose protein sequence is MRAEIEQASDAAKQSIGLLRRHLDWDTVDKRLAELNAASEDPDLWNDAEAAQKVMRERQQLDEAVTAIKKLERDLEDGATLIELGEMEGDESSIREGEAAILAVEKEAASRQVETLLSGEADGFDTYLEVHAGAGGTESQDWANMLQRMYARWAERRKYKVEVAEMTDGEEAGIKGATLLIKGHNAYGWLKTESGVHRLVRISPYDSSARRHTSFASVWVYPVIGDRIEIEIKESDCRIDTYRSSGAGGQHVNTTDSAVRITHNPTGIVVACQQERSQHKNRATAWNMLRARLYELELKKREEKANAEAAAKTDIGWGHQIRSYVLQPYQLVKDLRTGTQSTDPDEVLDGDLDPFMEASLAQRVYGGGEAVEDID, encoded by the exons ATGCGCGCCGAGATCGAGCAAGCCTCGGATGCCGCCAAGCAGTCTATAGGGCTGCTGAGGAGGCATCTT GACTGGGACACAGTCGATAAACGCCTCGCGGAGCTGAACGCAGCCTCCGAGGATCCCGACCTCTGGAACGATGCCGAGGCCGCCCAGAAGGTCATGCGCGAGCGCCAGCAGCTCGACGAGGCCGTCACGGCGATCAAGAAGCTCGAGCGCGACCTCGAGGATGGCGCGACGCTGATCGAACTCGGCGAGATGGAGGGCGACGAATCCTCGATCCGCGAGGGCGAGGCCGCGATCCTGGCCGTCGAGAAGGAGGCCGCGAGCCGGCAGGTCGAGACCCTGCTGTCCGGCGAGGCCGACGGGTTCGACACCTATCTCGAGGTCCACGCCGGCGCCGGCGGCACCGAGAGCCAGGACTGGGCCAACATGCTCCAGCGCATGTACGCCCGCTGGGCCGAGCGCCGGAAGTACAAGGTCGAGGTCGCCGAGATGACCGACGGCGAGGAGGCCGGGATCAAGGGCGCCACGCTCCTGATCAAGGGCCACAACGCCTATGGCTGGCTCAAGACCGAGTCCGGCGTGCACCGCCTGGTGCGGATCTCGCCCTACGATTCCAGCGCCCGGCGGCACACCAGCTTTGCCAGCGTCTGGGTCTACCCGGTGATCGGCGACCGGATCGAGATCGAGATCAAGGAATCCGATTGCCGGATCGACACCTACCGGTCGTCCGGCGCCGGCGGCCAGCACGTCAACACCACCGACTCGGCGGTGCGCATCACCCACAATCCCACCGGGATCGTGGTGGCGTGCCAGCAGGAGCGCTCGCAGCACAAGAACCGGGCGACCGCCTGGAACATGCTGCGTGCCCGCCTGTACGAGCTGGAGCTGAAGAAGCGCGAGGAGAAGGCCAACGCCGAGGCCGCCGCCAAGACGGATATCGGCTGGGGCCACCAGATCCGGTCCTACGTGCTGCAGCCGTACCAGCTGGTGAAGGACCTGCGCACCGGCACCCAGTCCACCGATCCGGACGAGGTACTCGACGGCGATCTCGACCCGTTCATGGAGGCCTCGCTCGCGCAGCGGGTCTATGGCGGCGGCGAGGCGGTCGAGGATATCGACTGA
- a CDS encoding ABC transporter ATP-binding protein — MSGLEQPIVSVRDLSKHYPLRSWWGGKGAVFRAVEGVSFDIRPGETLGLVGESGSGKSTIGRAVTMLNPPTSGTIAFEGTDLAKLSAGAMRKMRARIQTVFQDPYAALNPRMSAGDYVAEAFKLHRRAMRGPERREAVAALFQRVGLDPRFMGRYPHQFSGGQRQRICIARAIALKPSFIVADEPIAALDVSIQAQVVNLLQDLQDEMGLSYLFISHDLRMVRYLCHRVAVLWRGRIVELAEADALYEDPRHPYTRRLLAAVPVPHPAEERARLAARDLAGHDQPPDGPLTEVAPGHWVALPGGGPVE; from the coding sequence ATGAGCGGGCTGGAGCAACCCATCGTCTCGGTGCGCGACCTGTCCAAGCACTATCCCCTCCGGTCCTGGTGGGGCGGCAAGGGCGCGGTGTTCCGCGCGGTCGAGGGCGTGAGCTTCGACATCCGCCCCGGCGAGACCCTGGGCCTCGTCGGCGAATCCGGCTCCGGCAAGTCGACCATCGGCCGGGCCGTGACCATGCTCAACCCGCCGACCTCGGGCACCATCGCGTTCGAGGGCACCGACCTCGCCAAGCTCTCCGCGGGGGCGATGCGGAAGATGCGGGCGCGGATCCAGACCGTGTTTCAGGATCCCTACGCCGCCCTCAACCCGCGGATGAGCGCTGGAGACTACGTCGCGGAGGCGTTCAAGCTGCACCGGCGCGCCATGCGCGGCCCGGAGCGGCGGGAGGCCGTGGCGGCTTTGTTCCAGCGGGTCGGGCTCGATCCGCGCTTCATGGGCCGCTACCCGCACCAGTTCTCGGGCGGCCAGCGCCAGCGCATCTGCATCGCCCGGGCGATCGCCCTGAAACCCAGTTTCATCGTCGCCGACGAGCCGATCGCGGCGCTCGACGTCTCGATCCAGGCGCAGGTGGTGAACCTGCTCCAGGATCTTCAGGACGAGATGGGCCTGTCCTACCTGTTCATCTCCCACGACCTGCGGATGGTGCGCTACCTCTGCCACCGGGTCGCGGTTCTCTGGCGCGGTCGGATCGTCGAACTCGCCGAGGCCGACGCCCTCTACGAGGATCCGCGCCACCCTTACACCCGCCGTCTGCTCGCCGCGGTGCCGGTGCCGCACCCGGCCGAGGAGCGCGCCCGCCTCGCCGCCCGCGACCTCGCCGGCCACGATCAGCCGCCCGACGGGCCGCTCACCGAGGTGGCGCCGGGGCATTGGGTGGCGCTGCCGGGCGGCGGCCCTGTTGAGTAG
- a CDS encoding winged helix-turn-helix domain-containing protein, translating into MSAVADTPAERAPRLSIRVDFGPGHRLGPGKVRLLELIAEHGSISAAGRALGMSYRRAWLLVEAMNTGFGRPVVEAQTGGRTGGGARLSAFGGAVVAQYRAIEAAAEASAAPFLARLRQPG; encoded by the coding sequence CTGAGCGCGGTCGCCGACACCCCTGCGGAGCGCGCGCCGCGTCTGAGCATCCGCGTCGATTTCGGGCCCGGGCACCGTCTTGGGCCCGGCAAGGTCCGCCTCTTGGAGTTGATCGCGGAGCACGGCTCGATCTCGGCCGCGGGCCGGGCGCTGGGCATGTCGTACCGGCGGGCGTGGCTCCTCGTGGAAGCGATGAACACGGGTTTCGGCCGCCCGGTCGTCGAGGCGCAGACCGGCGGTCGGACCGGCGGCGGCGCTCGGCTCTCGGCGTTCGGCGGCGCGGTGGTGGCGCAGTACCGGGCCATCGAGGCGGCCGCGGAGGCGTCGGCCGCGCCGTTTCTGGCAAGGCTTCGGCAACCCGGCTGA
- a CDS encoding ABC transporter ATP-binding protein, whose product MTKPLLDVRDLAVAFDTDGGAVHAVNGVSYTLHEGETLGIVGESGSGKSVHVLAMLGLIPRPPGRITGGQVLFEGRDLLALKERELRKIRGGAIGFVFQDPMSSLNPGMTVAAQIIEPLRIHLGLDARAARARAKELLDLVRIPNAAARLDQYPHEFSGGQRQRVMIAIGLSCRPKLLIADEATTALDVTVQAEIVALVQELKRELGMAIIWITHDLGVVAGISDTVQVMYAGRILERGPVDDIFSDPRNAYTLGLLRSLPDLSGGRAGRRRLHQIEGAPPDMRHLPPGDPFAPRNAFATQRCRTEMPPLAQAPGAAPGHLVAAWYDLPKLLSQGASR is encoded by the coding sequence ATGACCAAGCCCCTCCTCGACGTCCGCGACTTGGCGGTCGCGTTCGACACCGACGGCGGCGCGGTTCACGCGGTCAACGGCGTCTCTTACACCCTGCACGAGGGTGAGACGCTTGGGATCGTCGGCGAGTCCGGCTCCGGCAAGAGCGTGCACGTGCTGGCCATGCTGGGCCTGATCCCGCGCCCGCCCGGCCGCATCACAGGCGGGCAGGTGCTGTTCGAAGGTCGCGATCTCCTCGCCCTGAAGGAGCGCGAACTGCGAAAAATCCGCGGCGGCGCGATCGGCTTCGTGTTCCAGGATCCGATGAGCTCGCTCAACCCCGGCATGACCGTAGCGGCGCAGATCATCGAGCCCCTGCGCATCCATCTGGGCCTCGATGCCCGCGCGGCCCGCGCCCGGGCGAAGGAGCTGCTCGACCTCGTGCGTATCCCGAACGCGGCCGCGCGCCTCGACCAGTACCCGCACGAATTCTCCGGCGGCCAGCGCCAGCGGGTGATGATCGCCATCGGCCTGAGCTGCCGGCCGAAGCTGCTGATCGCCGACGAGGCGACCACCGCCCTCGACGTCACCGTCCAGGCCGAGATCGTCGCCCTGGTGCAGGAGCTGAAGCGCGAGCTCGGCATGGCGATCATCTGGATCACCCACGATCTCGGCGTGGTGGCGGGGATCAGCGACACCGTGCAGGTGATGTATGCCGGCCGGATCCTGGAGCGCGGCCCGGTCGACGACATCTTTTCGGATCCGCGCAACGCCTACACGCTGGGACTCCTGCGCTCCCTGCCGGATCTCTCCGGCGGCCGCGCCGGGCGCCGCCGCCTTCACCAGATCGAGGGCGCGCCGCCGGACATGCGCCATCTCCCGCCGGGCGACCCGTTCGCGCCGCGCAACGCCTTCGCGACGCAGCGTTGCCGAACCGAGATGCCGCCGCTGGCGCAGGCCCCCGGCGCCGCCCCCGGCCACCTTGTCGCCGCCTGGTACGACCTGCCGAAGCTCCTGAGCCAGGGGGCCTCGCGATGA
- a CDS encoding DUF4287 domain-containing protein, protein MSAEAAKGPASYFPSIEKTYGRPIGEWLQRVRDKLPAKHMDLVAMLKTEHGMGHGHANAIVAAVLAAEKQ, encoded by the coding sequence GTGTCTGCTGAAGCCGCCAAGGGACCGGCGTCGTACTTCCCATCCATCGAGAAGACCTACGGGCGCCCCATCGGCGAGTGGCTGCAACGCGTGCGCGACAAGCTTCCGGCCAAGCACATGGACCTGGTCGCGATGTTGAAGACCGAACACGGGATGGGTCATGGACACGCCAACGCGATCGTGGCGGCGGTCCTGGCTGCAGAGAAGCAGTGA
- a CDS encoding ABC transporter permease: MLRFLARRLALAVPTLILASMIIFALQQLLPGDVATALTGEERDPQVIAFIREKYHLDEPLPVRYAYWAGGVLRGDLGESIRLQKPVSELIIEKLPVTLELACLAMLVALAIGVPMGVLSAVKRGQAADTIANGVALWGLSVPNFWLGILLILLFSVELGWLPASGYVSPFESLSENLAAMVMPAFVLGNAIAAVMMRHTRAAMLGVLGSDYVRTARAKGVSPLRVTLRHALPNAAIPIITLGALEFGQLLSGAVLTEQVFSVPGFGKLMVDAVFNRDFATVQGVVICTAATYIALNLAADLLSAAVNPKLRRA, encoded by the coding sequence ATGCTGCGGTTCCTGGCACGGCGCCTCGCCCTGGCGGTCCCGACCCTGATCCTCGCCTCGATGATCATCTTCGCCCTGCAGCAATTGCTGCCGGGCGATGTCGCCACGGCGCTGACCGGCGAGGAGCGCGATCCGCAGGTGATCGCGTTCATCCGCGAGAAGTACCACCTCGATGAGCCCCTGCCGGTGCGCTACGCCTACTGGGCCGGCGGCGTGCTGCGCGGCGATCTCGGCGAGTCGATCCGGCTGCAGAAGCCGGTCTCCGAGCTGATCATCGAGAAGCTGCCGGTGACGCTCGAACTCGCCTGCCTCGCCATGCTGGTGGCGCTCGCCATCGGCGTGCCGATGGGCGTGCTCTCGGCGGTCAAGCGCGGTCAGGCCGCCGACACGATCGCCAACGGCGTGGCCCTCTGGGGCCTGTCGGTGCCGAACTTCTGGCTCGGGATCCTGCTGATCCTGCTGTTCTCGGTGGAGCTGGGCTGGCTGCCGGCCTCGGGCTACGTCTCGCCGTTCGAGAGCCTGTCGGAGAACCTCGCCGCCATGGTGATGCCGGCTTTCGTGCTCGGCAATGCCATCGCGGCGGTGATGATGCGCCACACCCGCGCGGCGATGCTGGGCGTGCTCGGCTCGGATTACGTCCGGACGGCCCGCGCCAAGGGCGTGTCGCCGCTGCGGGTCACCCTGCGGCACGCGCTGCCGAACGCCGCGATCCCGATCATCACCCTCGGGGCGCTGGAATTCGGCCAGCTCCTGTCGGGAGCGGTGCTGACCGAGCAGGTCTTCTCCGTGCCGGGCTTCGGCAAGCTGATGGTCGATGCCGTGTTCAACCGGGATTTCGCCACCGTGCAGGGCGTCGTGATCTGCACCGCCGCCACCTACATCGCCCTCAACCTCGCCGCCGACCTGCTCTCGGCCGCCGTCAACCCGAAGCTGAGGCGGGCATGA